TCGTAGACGGTCCGGACGAGGAGCGCGTCGACGGCGAGAGCGAGGGCGACGGCGGGCAGCGACGGGAGTTCGAGGGCGGCGGCGACGACGGCGATAGCGGCGGGAAGCGGGCCCACGAGGAAGGCGTCGCGAACGGGGACGTCACCGAGAACGTTTCGCGCCGCGAGGTGTGCGGTCAGGGAGAGAAAGAGCGCGAACAGCGCCGCGGTGCCGGCGACGGCGAGGGGAGTCGCCGTGCCGACGGACGTCTGTAATGCGAGCGAGGGGACCATCCGCGTCGACTATCCCAAGAGGCCGAGCTCTTCGAGTCGAGAGACGATGACGTCGACCGCTTCCTTGGCGTCGTCGGGCTGTTTCCCGCCCGTGATGACGAGCTTGCCCGAGCCAAAGAGGAGTGCGACCACGTCGGGTTCGTCGAGTCGATAGACCAGTCCCGGGAACTGCTCGGGTTCGTACTCGATGTTCTCCAGACCGAGGCCGATGGCGATGGCGTTCAGATTGAGGTTGCGCCCCAAGTCGGCGCTCGTGACGATGTTCTGGACGACGATATCCGGGTCGTCGTCGACGGGGATGTGGAGTTCGCGGAGCTTGTCGAAGACGATGTGGAGGCTCTCGTGTACGTCGGCCGTCGACTTCGCGCCCGTGCAGACGATTTTCCCGGAGCGAAAGATCAGCGCGGCGGATTTCGGCTCCTGCGTTCGGTACACCAGCCCCGGAAACTGCTCGGGGTCGTAATCCGCGCCTTCGAGGTCCATCGCGACGCTCTGGAGGTCGAGTTCCTGTCCAATACCGGTAGAAGCAACCACGTTCTCGATGTTGATCGTCTCCTTGGGATCGGTCATGAGACGACTTAAGTGTCGTATTTAAGGTTTAAAAAGATTGGTGGCGGGGTTCGGCCCACGGCTATTTACCCGGTCGGGCACTCCACCCACCTAGTCATGTCAGCAAACGATACCGTCAGCGACTCACTGCCGCTCGCAGCGGGGGCCCTGTCCGGGGTCGCCGCGTGGGTGCTCGGCTACGTCTTCACCTATCTCCTCGTGGCGCCCGACATTCGCGAGTCTGCGCTGCAACGGGTCATCGAGGCGTTCGGGGACGGTTCGGCCACCTACGAGCTGGTGGGCTGGGTGTTTTTCAACGCTCACTTCGTCGACACCGTCTTCCAGAACATCCCCTTCCTCGGCAGTCGGACGACCAGCTTCGTCGGCGGCGAGCAGGGATTCACCGTCCTCCTCTACGTGATTCCGGTCGGCCTGCTTCTCGCCGCCGGCGTCGCACTCGCCCGGTATCGCGGCGCCACGACGCCGACCGACGGGGTGCGCGTCGGCCTGACCGCGCTCCCGACGTATCTCCTCTTGTCGATAGTCGGTACGTTCCTGTTCGAGGTGACCGTCGGCGACGTTAGCGGCGGGCCGGACCTGCTTCTGGCCGTCGTCCTCGCCGGCCTCGTCTATCCCGCACTGTTCGCCGGCGGTGGTGGCGCGCTCGTCGGGATGGTCGCCGAGTAGCGGTTCGGTAGCCTCATGCCGTCGGCGGGCCGACGGGTGAGCGTGTACGGTCTCGAACTCGCCGGCGAGGAGGACGCCTTCGCCG
This DNA window, taken from Haloplanus vescus, encodes the following:
- a CDS encoding DUF7473 family protein, coding for MVPSLALQTSVGTATPLAVAGTAALFALFLSLTAHLAARNVLGDVPVRDAFLVGPLPAAIAVVAAALELPSLPAVALALAVDALLVRTVYDLDRRLTAGVTLIHAVVSVILGSILFSLYVLALSAPG
- a CDS encoding TATA-box-binding protein, producing MTDPKETINIENVVASTGIGQELDLQSVAMDLEGADYDPEQFPGLVYRTQEPKSAALIFRSGKIVCTGAKSTADVHESLHIVFDKLRELHIPVDDDPDIVVQNIVTSADLGRNLNLNAIAIGLGLENIEYEPEQFPGLVYRLDEPDVVALLFGSGKLVITGGKQPDDAKEAVDVIVSRLEELGLLG